A window of Corallococcus macrosporus DSM 14697 contains these coding sequences:
- a CDS encoding GNAT family N-acetyltransferase, with the protein MVPGACLTDVRLVPARPEHVDFWLEMRAAPGARRFVETGEDSRELLLRRILEAGALGRPGARSFRWFVEADGQLAGTVSARELSRAHGRAELGYMMADAYHGRGLGTRAVGLMLEELFTLPFLQRVWLTTLAENAASRGVARKLGFTLEGTLRGHCLFQGQRRDQQLWGLLRDEWASSRASRG; encoded by the coding sequence ATGGTGCCGGGTGCCTGTTTGACCGATGTGCGGTTGGTTCCTGCCCGGCCGGAGCACGTGGACTTCTGGCTGGAGATGCGCGCCGCGCCCGGGGCCCGGCGCTTCGTGGAGACCGGGGAGGACTCGCGGGAGCTGCTGCTGCGCCGCATCCTGGAGGCGGGCGCGCTGGGGCGGCCCGGCGCCCGGAGCTTCCGGTGGTTCGTGGAGGCCGACGGCCAGCTCGCCGGAACGGTGTCCGCGCGGGAGCTGTCGCGCGCGCACGGCCGCGCCGAGCTGGGCTACATGATGGCGGACGCGTACCACGGCCGGGGCCTGGGCACCCGCGCGGTGGGGCTGATGCTGGAGGAGCTCTTCACGCTGCCCTTCCTCCAGCGTGTGTGGCTGACGACGCTGGCGGAGAACGCCGCCTCGCGGGGCGTGGCGCGCAAGCTGGGCTTCACGCTGGAGGGCACGCTGCGCGGGCACTGCCTGTTCCAGGGGCAACGCAGGGACCAGCAGCTCTGGGGGCTGCTCCGGGACGAGTGGGCGTCTTCGCGGGCGTCGCGCGGGTGA
- a CDS encoding Tex family protein gives MHAYAAELSQELGLRPEQVDRTLALQEDGATVPFIARYRKEVTGGLDEVQIQTLFDRATERAELDARRDTILRTIEEQGKLTPDLAKALKAAKTRTELEDLYLPYKPKRRTRAAIARERGLEPLADLLWKQDGRRGEDVAACVRPYIHPEKDVPDQAAALAGARDICAERVAEDAGLRREAREVSARRGTLCSNVVSAKKGEPTKFENYYGHEEPLSQAPSHRVLALLRGEEEGVLKVKLSLPDDEVKGLLAGRVVTKPQSLFAQELRAAVEDSWDRLMGPSLEAELRAELKERADRQAIGVFGENLRHLLLTPPAGARAVLALDPGLRTGTKLAMMDVTGKVVETLTLYSERGADERARAAKLLAAVVQKHKPELIAVGNGTGSREAELFVRDTLKALGSQVPVVSVSEQGASIYSASEVARDEFPDLDVSLRGAVSIGRRLQDPLAELVKIDPKSIGVGQYQHDVDQGLLKKKLGEVVDSCVNAVGVDVNTASPQLLEHVSGVGPSLAKKLVAHRAAKGRFTTRRELLKVSGLGPKTFEQAAGFLRVRGTEPLDASAVHPERYGVVERMARDLGVAVSALVGNAELVRKIDPRRYLGPDLGELTLKDILAELEKPSRDPRGDFTAPQHREDLRSLEDVKEGMVLQGVVTNVTAFGAFVDVGVHQDGLVHVSQISTRFVKDPSEVVKVGDRLTVRVLTVDLARKRLALSVRAVQEGGAPQPSGRPHVGGATGPGRMTERGGPPRQGARPSSGTGQKPAPGPAEKKGPEPFNNPFSKLKR, from the coding sequence ATGCACGCTTACGCCGCTGAGCTTTCCCAGGAGCTGGGCCTCAGGCCCGAGCAGGTGGACCGGACCCTCGCGCTGCAAGAGGACGGAGCCACGGTCCCCTTCATCGCGCGCTACCGCAAGGAAGTCACCGGCGGTCTGGACGAGGTCCAGATTCAGACCCTCTTCGACCGCGCCACCGAGCGCGCCGAGCTGGACGCCCGGCGCGACACCATCCTCCGCACCATCGAGGAGCAGGGGAAGCTGACGCCGGACTTGGCGAAGGCGCTCAAGGCGGCGAAGACGCGCACCGAGCTGGAGGACCTGTACCTCCCGTACAAGCCCAAGCGCCGCACGCGGGCCGCCATCGCCCGGGAGCGCGGGCTGGAGCCGCTGGCGGACCTGCTGTGGAAGCAGGACGGCCGGCGCGGCGAGGACGTGGCCGCGTGCGTGCGCCCCTACATCCACCCGGAGAAGGACGTGCCGGACCAGGCCGCGGCGCTCGCGGGCGCGCGGGACATCTGCGCCGAGCGCGTGGCCGAGGACGCCGGCCTGCGCCGCGAGGCCCGCGAGGTGAGCGCGCGCCGGGGCACGCTGTGCTCCAACGTGGTGTCCGCGAAGAAGGGCGAGCCGACCAAGTTCGAGAACTACTACGGCCACGAGGAGCCGCTGTCCCAGGCCCCCTCGCACCGCGTGCTGGCGCTCTTGCGCGGCGAGGAGGAGGGCGTGCTGAAGGTGAAGCTCTCCCTGCCGGACGACGAGGTGAAGGGCCTGCTCGCCGGGCGCGTGGTGACGAAGCCGCAGTCCCTGTTCGCGCAGGAGCTGCGCGCCGCCGTGGAGGACAGTTGGGACCGGTTGATGGGCCCCTCGCTGGAGGCGGAGCTGCGCGCGGAGCTGAAGGAGCGCGCGGACCGGCAGGCCATTGGCGTCTTCGGGGAGAACCTGCGCCACCTGCTGCTCACGCCGCCCGCGGGCGCCCGCGCGGTGCTGGCCCTGGACCCGGGCCTGCGCACGGGCACCAAGCTGGCGATGATGGACGTCACCGGCAAGGTGGTGGAGACGCTGACGCTCTACTCGGAGCGCGGCGCGGACGAGCGCGCCCGCGCGGCGAAGCTGCTGGCCGCGGTGGTGCAGAAGCACAAGCCGGAGCTCATCGCCGTGGGCAACGGCACGGGCAGCCGCGAGGCGGAGCTCTTCGTGCGCGACACGCTGAAGGCGCTGGGCTCGCAGGTCCCCGTGGTGTCCGTGAGTGAGCAGGGTGCGTCCATCTACTCGGCCTCCGAGGTGGCCCGCGACGAGTTCCCGGACCTGGACGTCAGCCTGCGCGGCGCGGTGTCCATTGGCCGCCGCCTCCAGGACCCGCTGGCGGAGCTGGTGAAGATCGACCCCAAGAGCATTGGCGTGGGGCAGTACCAGCACGACGTGGACCAGGGCCTGCTCAAGAAGAAGCTGGGCGAGGTGGTGGACTCGTGCGTCAACGCGGTGGGCGTGGATGTGAACACCGCGTCGCCGCAGCTCCTGGAGCACGTGTCCGGCGTGGGGCCATCGCTGGCGAAGAAGCTGGTGGCGCACCGCGCGGCGAAGGGGCGCTTCACCACGCGGCGCGAGCTCCTGAAGGTGAGCGGCCTGGGGCCCAAGACGTTCGAGCAGGCGGCGGGCTTCCTGCGCGTGCGCGGCACGGAGCCGCTGGACGCCAGCGCCGTCCACCCGGAGCGCTACGGCGTGGTGGAGCGCATGGCCAGGGATTTGGGCGTGGCCGTGAGCGCGCTGGTGGGCAACGCCGAGCTGGTGCGCAAGATTGACCCCAGGCGCTACCTGGGCCCGGACCTGGGCGAGCTGACGCTCAAGGACATCCTGGCGGAGCTGGAGAAGCCCAGCCGCGACCCGCGCGGTGACTTCACCGCGCCCCAGCACCGCGAGGACCTGCGCTCGCTGGAGGACGTGAAGGAGGGCATGGTGCTCCAGGGCGTGGTGACGAACGTCACCGCGTTCGGCGCCTTCGTGGACGTGGGCGTGCACCAGGACGGCCTGGTCCACGTGTCGCAAATCTCCACGCGCTTCGTGAAGGACCCCTCTGAAGTGGTGAAGGTGGGGGACCGGCTGACGGTGCGCGTGCTCACCGTGGACCTGGCGCGCAAGCGGCTGGCGCTCTCCGTGCGCGCGGTGCAGGAGGGTGGGGCGCCGCAGCCGTCGGGCCGTCCCCACGTCGGCGGGGCCACGGGGCCGGGCCGGATGACGGAGCGCGGCGGGCCTCCGCGTCAGGGCGCCCGGCCGTCCTCGGGCACGGGCCAGAAGCCCGCTCCAGGGCCCGCCGAGAAGAAGGGCCCGGAGCCGTTCAACAACCCCTTCAGCAAGCTCAAGCGCTGA
- a CDS encoding HSP90 family protein, whose amino-acid sequence MDHRFQVSLRGVIDLLSHHLYSSPGVYVRELLQNATDAIRARQLLEPGHAGTVRLELMEKQDGSPPTLLFTDDGVGLTEDEIHRFLATIGESSKREALEARRNDFIGQFGIGLLSCFMVCDELLVVTRSARGDGRTLEWRGRHDGTYAVRPSEHPLAQPGTQVFLVARPDMTHWFTAQRLRNLASHYGGLLPFPVHLTTPEGAERLDTSGVPWRREYDSAAERRKALLAYGRELFDTDFVDCIPLRSTAGDVDGVAYVLPASPHFNSRQKHRVYLKHMLLSESAENLLPDWAFFVKCVVNANALRPTASRESFYEDEALAAARESLGQSLRGYLMELAREDPRALQRLIALHGLSVKALALDDDDFYRLIIHWLPFETSMGMMTLADYRRAHPVVRYTSTLDGFRQIAQVASAQGLCIINAAYTHDTSLLEKLPHAVPDVQVEPFSSADLPQSFEELTLDEREATFPLLRMAERVLAPFRCGAVVKKFYPAEVPTLYSADAEGAFRRDVERAREESDDLFAGVLDSVVAAAGGEPAQLCFNLHNPVVRRLAAVADRDMLKLSVEMLYVQALLLGHHPLNAQELVLLNQGLLGLLSAHLGGEGGRGGDEGSGGAGPRGLH is encoded by the coding sequence GTGGACCACCGATTTCAAGTCAGCCTCCGCGGGGTCATCGACCTCCTGTCTCACCACCTGTACAGCTCCCCGGGCGTCTACGTACGCGAGCTGCTCCAGAACGCCACCGATGCCATCCGCGCCCGCCAGCTCCTGGAGCCCGGCCACGCTGGCACCGTCCGGCTGGAGCTGATGGAGAAGCAGGACGGCAGCCCGCCCACCCTGCTCTTCACCGACGACGGCGTGGGGCTGACGGAGGACGAAATCCACCGCTTCCTGGCCACCATCGGTGAGTCCTCCAAGCGCGAGGCCCTGGAGGCCCGCCGCAACGACTTCATCGGCCAGTTCGGCATCGGCCTGCTGTCCTGCTTCATGGTGTGTGACGAGCTGCTGGTGGTGACGCGCTCGGCGCGCGGCGACGGGCGCACGCTGGAGTGGCGCGGCCGGCACGACGGCACGTACGCCGTGCGGCCCTCCGAGCACCCGCTCGCCCAGCCCGGCACCCAGGTGTTCCTGGTGGCCCGCCCGGACATGACGCACTGGTTCACGGCCCAGCGGCTGCGAAACCTCGCCAGCCACTACGGCGGCCTGCTGCCCTTCCCCGTCCACCTCACCACGCCCGAGGGCGCCGAGCGGCTGGACACCTCCGGCGTCCCCTGGCGCCGCGAGTACGACAGCGCGGCGGAGCGGCGCAAGGCGCTGCTCGCCTACGGGCGCGAGCTGTTCGACACGGACTTCGTCGACTGCATCCCGCTGCGCTCCACTGCGGGAGACGTGGACGGGGTGGCCTACGTGCTGCCCGCGTCGCCGCACTTCAACTCGCGGCAGAAGCACCGGGTGTACCTCAAGCACATGCTGCTGTCGGAGAGCGCGGAGAACCTGCTGCCGGACTGGGCCTTCTTCGTGAAGTGCGTGGTGAACGCCAACGCGCTGCGGCCCACCGCCAGCCGGGAGTCCTTCTATGAGGACGAGGCGCTCGCCGCGGCGCGCGAGTCCCTGGGACAGTCCCTGCGCGGCTACCTGATGGAGCTGGCGCGCGAGGACCCGCGCGCGCTCCAGCGGCTGATTGCCCTGCACGGGCTGAGCGTGAAGGCGCTGGCGCTGGATGACGACGACTTCTACCGCCTCATCATCCACTGGCTCCCCTTCGAGACGTCGATGGGGATGATGACGCTGGCGGACTACCGGCGCGCGCACCCGGTGGTGCGCTACACGTCCACGCTGGACGGCTTCCGGCAGATTGCCCAGGTGGCCAGCGCCCAGGGCCTGTGCATCATCAACGCGGCGTACACGCACGACACGTCGCTGCTGGAGAAGCTGCCGCACGCGGTGCCGGACGTGCAGGTGGAGCCCTTCTCCTCCGCGGACCTGCCGCAGAGCTTCGAGGAGCTCACCCTGGACGAGCGCGAGGCCACCTTCCCGCTGCTGCGCATGGCGGAGCGCGTGCTGGCGCCGTTCCGCTGCGGCGCGGTGGTGAAGAAGTTCTACCCGGCGGAGGTGCCCACGCTCTACAGCGCGGACGCGGAGGGCGCGTTCCGGCGCGACGTCGAGCGGGCCCGCGAGGAGTCGGATGACTTGTTCGCCGGCGTGCTGGACAGCGTCGTGGCGGCGGCGGGCGGCGAGCCGGCGCAGCTCTGCTTCAACCTCCACAACCCGGTGGTGCGGCGGCTGGCGGCGGTGGCGGACCGGGACATGCTGAAGCTGTCGGTGGAGATGCTCTACGTGCAGGCCCTGCTCCTGGGACACCACCCGCTGAATGCCCAGGAGCTGGTGCTGCTGAACCAGGGCCTGCTGGGCCTCCTCTCCGCGCACCTGGGCGGGGAGGGCGGGCGCGGCGGCGACGAAGGCAGCGGCGGCGCGGGCCCCCGGGGGCTGCACTGA
- a CDS encoding metal-dependent hydrolase, protein MDMRTKLMAVVAGAAMAFGGTAAAQGTPAPVKPAATTKAPTAAARGKAEVTWWGHAAFVIRSPGGAVIAIDPWLTNPKAPKGAAQPEALDAILLTHGHFDHVGEAKALAEKTGAKVYGSFELINLLGLPEAQAVGANAGGTFRVKDVTLHLVEAVHSSSYAADPKSPAQYAGAPLGYVLKIDKGPTLYHAGDTGAFEGMSLIATQFKPTVALLPVGGHFTMGPAEAAQAVRLLKVKSVIPMHYGTFPLLQGTPDALTGELKKLRSTARVVTPEPGVTTAL, encoded by the coding sequence ATGGATATGCGGACGAAGCTCATGGCAGTGGTGGCGGGCGCGGCAATGGCCTTCGGCGGGACGGCGGCGGCGCAGGGCACTCCGGCGCCCGTGAAGCCCGCGGCGACCACCAAGGCCCCGACGGCGGCGGCCCGGGGCAAGGCGGAGGTGACGTGGTGGGGCCACGCGGCCTTCGTGATTCGCAGCCCGGGCGGCGCGGTGATTGCAATCGACCCCTGGCTCACCAACCCCAAGGCCCCCAAGGGCGCCGCGCAGCCGGAGGCGCTGGACGCCATCCTCCTCACCCACGGCCACTTCGACCACGTGGGCGAGGCCAAGGCGCTGGCGGAGAAGACGGGCGCCAAGGTCTACGGCTCCTTCGAGCTCATCAACCTGCTGGGCCTGCCGGAGGCCCAGGCCGTGGGCGCCAACGCGGGCGGGACCTTCCGGGTGAAGGACGTCACGCTCCACCTGGTGGAGGCGGTCCACTCCAGCAGCTACGCCGCGGACCCCAAGTCGCCGGCGCAGTACGCGGGCGCGCCCCTGGGCTACGTGCTCAAAATCGACAAGGGCCCCACGTTGTACCACGCGGGTGACACGGGCGCCTTCGAGGGCATGTCGCTCATCGCCACCCAGTTCAAGCCCACCGTGGCGCTGCTGCCCGTGGGCGGCCACTTCACCATGGGGCCCGCGGAGGCCGCCCAGGCGGTGCGCCTCTTGAAGGTCAAGAGCGTGATTCCCATGCACTACGGCACCTTCCCGCTGCTCCAGGGCACCCCGGACGCGCTGACTGGGGAGCTGAAGAAGCTGCGCAGCACGGCCAGGGTGGTGACCCCGGAGCCCGGCGTAACGACGGCGCTGTAA
- a CDS encoding LETM1 domain-containing protein, whose protein sequence is MLDFTKAGWLLPLLTETVAFEAGAPAPSVPPLGSGRARARAHLRRTLRATGLLYGTPADAPSAAELAPPTESQARLLEDQLFHAVVRTLALMALELGRLVGTPTAVRTEQLLVLFAVLAGELELARTLDVTIASGRPVSRRLAAKVEASLVKRSPVLAGDPVYGLVLHNGAQYADAQLFCRQAIDYFSRGTLHRERAQRRLDFAARQKALLVDVLTGLACVDRVPGLSARRAILRQVESLRLPAAMTSELKAAVKQSFARRRPVRDVVRQVRSVDVRHFLLEQTLLAALVDGRKTRRERVFIRELAQALQVSDAELHRLELEMAEFYARHRAIVDVFTVSDAAGAMGDDLVAGIQETLEKNFYRLIQEVRETGDLAVLLTKAARRQPLTGDERQRMRAQLIDVAKAIPALAIFAAPGGVLLLAALAKVLPFSLLPSAFQEAAPVEEDFEDVGPEREAG, encoded by the coding sequence GTGTTGGACTTCACCAAGGCAGGGTGGCTGTTGCCACTCCTGACGGAGACGGTCGCCTTTGAAGCGGGCGCACCGGCGCCGTCCGTCCCGCCGCTGGGCTCCGGACGGGCCCGTGCCCGCGCGCACCTGCGCCGGACGCTGCGCGCCACGGGCCTGCTGTACGGCACGCCCGCGGACGCCCCCTCCGCGGCGGAGCTGGCCCCGCCCACCGAGTCCCAGGCGCGCTTGCTGGAGGACCAGCTCTTCCACGCGGTGGTGCGGACCCTGGCGTTGATGGCGCTGGAGCTGGGCCGGCTCGTGGGGACTCCAACGGCCGTGCGCACCGAGCAGCTCCTGGTCCTCTTCGCGGTGCTCGCGGGAGAGCTGGAGCTGGCGCGGACGCTGGATGTGACGATTGCCTCCGGGCGTCCGGTGTCCCGGCGGCTGGCGGCGAAGGTGGAGGCGTCGCTGGTGAAGCGCTCGCCCGTGCTGGCGGGGGACCCGGTGTACGGGCTGGTGCTGCACAACGGCGCGCAGTACGCGGACGCGCAGCTCTTCTGCCGGCAGGCCATTGACTACTTCTCGCGTGGCACGCTGCACCGCGAGCGGGCGCAGCGGCGCCTGGACTTCGCGGCGCGGCAGAAGGCGCTGCTGGTGGACGTGCTCACGGGGCTGGCGTGTGTGGACCGGGTGCCGGGCCTGTCCGCGCGCCGCGCCATCCTGCGGCAGGTGGAGTCCCTGCGGCTGCCGGCGGCGATGACGTCCGAGCTCAAGGCCGCGGTGAAGCAGTCCTTCGCGCGCCGCCGCCCGGTGCGGGACGTGGTGCGCCAGGTGCGCAGCGTGGACGTGCGCCACTTCCTGCTGGAGCAGACGCTGCTGGCGGCGCTGGTGGACGGCCGCAAGACGCGGCGCGAGCGCGTGTTCATCCGCGAGCTGGCGCAGGCGCTCCAGGTTTCGGACGCGGAGCTGCACCGGCTGGAGCTGGAGATGGCGGAGTTCTACGCCCGCCACCGCGCCATCGTGGATGTCTTCACCGTGTCGGACGCGGCGGGCGCCATGGGGGACGACCTGGTGGCCGGCATCCAGGAGACGCTGGAGAAGAACTTCTACCGGCTGATCCAGGAGGTCCGCGAGACGGGGGACCTGGCGGTGCTGCTGACGAAGGCGGCCCGGCGGCAGCCGCTGACCGGCGACGAGCGTCAGCGCATGCGCGCGCAGCTCATCGACGTGGCCAAGGCGATTCCCGCGCTGGCCATCTTCGCCGCGCCGGGCGGCGTCCTGCTGCTCGCGGCGCTGGCGAAGGTGCTGCCCTTCAGCCTGCTGCCCAGCGCCTTCCAGGAGGCCGCGCCCGTGGAGGAGGACTTCGAGGACGTGGGGCCGGAGCGGGAGGCGGGGTAG
- a CDS encoding DUF6310 domain-containing protein — translation MRLRACAALLLFLSACATSTPSPRARAPWNPRVANLQRAATLPWMDGGRCVVREASNEWSVLVERCFHALDHDRITFRDVTGKCSVASAGAAAIGLGVCILIAPELIVGAVIVAGAVVVAVAIKEELDAYRRASRERAKPETQARPSNAQARLTHRKLKPEPSGQDGFPPVLTDPLDREHRPECRPVPVPHAGRDAPHNECADRFPPNRYPGMDVFVGGERFDALQVGVRVLWEIKTHRFDTYPDFIQEREIEKELEQIERERKAAAACGYGFIMGVSTQAHKDALLAVVPSLRIVVTGCKR, via the coding sequence ATGCGACTCCGCGCCTGCGCAGCACTTCTGCTCTTCCTCTCGGCTTGCGCCACGTCGACCCCGAGCCCAAGAGCGCGTGCGCCCTGGAACCCGAGGGTCGCCAACCTCCAGCGAGCAGCGACGTTGCCGTGGATGGATGGCGGGCGATGCGTGGTGCGGGAGGCATCCAATGAATGGAGCGTGCTCGTGGAGAGGTGCTTTCACGCGCTCGACCATGACCGGATCACGTTTCGCGATGTCACGGGAAAATGCAGTGTTGCCTCTGCGGGGGCCGCTGCTATTGGGTTGGGCGTCTGCATCCTGATAGCACCCGAGCTCATCGTTGGAGCCGTGATTGTCGCCGGTGCGGTCGTGGTGGCAGTCGCCATCAAAGAGGAACTGGATGCATATCGGCGGGCGTCTCGCGAGCGAGCCAAGCCCGAGACCCAAGCGCGGCCATCCAATGCGCAGGCACGTTTGACGCACCGAAAGCTCAAGCCTGAGCCATCAGGGCAGGATGGGTTCCCTCCGGTGCTTACCGACCCCTTGGACCGAGAGCATCGTCCTGAGTGCAGGCCCGTCCCGGTGCCGCACGCGGGCAGAGATGCCCCGCATAACGAGTGCGCCGACAGGTTTCCGCCGAACCGATATCCGGGCATGGACGTCTTCGTGGGCGGCGAGCGCTTCGATGCGCTGCAAGTCGGCGTGCGCGTGCTGTGGGAGATCAAGACCCATCGATTTGATACGTATCCTGACTTCATCCAGGAACGGGAGATCGAGAAGGAGTTGGAACAAATAGAAAGGGAGCGGAAAGCTGCGGCGGCGTGTGGCTATGGCTTCATCATGGGGGTGAGCACCCAAGCGCACAAAGACGCACTGCTCGCTGTTGTTCCCTCCCTCAGGATCGTCGTCACGGGATGCAAACGATGA
- a CDS encoding DUF5953 family protein yields MTSQNRIVLTVYAPALVGDDERPLAVVHGMEKALPGLRLEWRVTGSRRLAALPQRDAWLVEKIKDGGFPLVCNGDESYPVTVMGRGSSGLFSPGGQALFEVHAKLPLDAAVVAAAAAMLERVAEGTRAFWGRATPHDAAVDIAYQTAPTLEGPPSPRRGLPALKLFEHIRAPEIPCYLGWLNYWSAAASQVIGFPDPTRDAELLSRARRTASGGWVVQLTDAPLDLDDPTHLDTLKRTYERFPEIGGRAAP; encoded by the coding sequence ATGACCAGCCAGAATCGCATAGTCCTGACCGTCTACGCGCCTGCACTCGTCGGTGACGATGAACGCCCGCTCGCTGTCGTTCATGGGATGGAAAAGGCGCTCCCTGGCTTGCGTCTGGAGTGGAGAGTTACCGGGTCGCGACGGCTTGCTGCGTTGCCACAGCGCGACGCGTGGCTCGTAGAGAAAATCAAGGACGGAGGCTTCCCTCTGGTGTGTAACGGGGACGAGAGTTACCCCGTGACGGTGATGGGGAGGGGAAGCTCGGGACTCTTCAGCCCTGGCGGTCAGGCTCTGTTTGAAGTCCATGCGAAGTTGCCGCTCGATGCGGCGGTTGTTGCGGCGGCGGCGGCGATGCTGGAGCGCGTAGCGGAGGGTACACGCGCGTTCTGGGGCCGTGCGACCCCTCACGATGCTGCGGTGGACATCGCGTATCAGACAGCACCCACGCTGGAGGGGCCGCCGTCCCCACGTCGGGGGCTGCCTGCCCTGAAGCTCTTCGAGCACATCCGTGCGCCCGAGATTCCCTGTTACCTGGGGTGGTTGAACTACTGGTCGGCTGCCGCCTCGCAGGTCATTGGGTTTCCGGACCCGACCCGTGACGCCGAGTTGCTTTCACGGGCGCGGCGCACGGCATCGGGCGGCTGGGTCGTGCAGCTCACCGACGCACCGCTCGACCTGGACGACCCAACCCACCTGGACACGCTCAAGCGGACCTACGAGCGCTTTCCGGAGATTGGCGGACGCGCAGCACCTTGA
- a CDS encoding FUSC family protein — protein sequence MGSLHHHLQAFLRVEPGRPAYGAGLRAALAVGAPLAAAALLHLPAATWVGLSALFVALVDRGGPYGYRARTMGAMTLMGAVVGLAAALHLPAWAAVIVTLLWVTACGFARSYGDTPGLMGVVLANYFVVSLALPARDVSDALLRSGLFLVGGAWAMFLALLLWPLFPYRPARMAIARCYDALAEHAEEVGRWPLEGLPVAAGVLPVAPWQARMRQLIEQARTVLASTRMGRAGESGRGEHLLVLLEGADAMMVTLIALTEMLEVAPAEPRYHALRSEVQRALAELAADLRRVRLALEKEGGGSGPPAWSAERVKRALAAAGDLPEQARAGYQYVYSLLDRLRDYAHATVDVAARLEDSAPVPDTPSLPSRPASKAPPSSPLEPLRENLNVRSVIFRHALRLGVAASLAMALVSALDLNHGYWVIITVTVVLQPYAGLTFQRSLQRIAGTLLGAGLAAGLVALVRDPAIILLAIVVLFAVAMSLQPLSLAAFQVLLTPALVLLAELQTGDWELAGVRIVNTLLGGLIALAGMRLLWPSPEHLRLPEQVASALRADRDYVMAVASASSDAEAPVREARRRMGLALLSAEASFQRLLGEWRGPARELEPVMALLVYARRFTSAVTTLAASRSERAAPRELADVVRFVVCVLEDLAAAVEQQRRPAPMPTPAPKGGAEPLVRTHVERLLRQLTVLHHAAERVPPLLFKEGLRSGPASPPAAAGPR from the coding sequence ATGGGTTCGCTTCACCACCACCTCCAGGCCTTCCTCCGCGTCGAGCCGGGCCGCCCCGCGTATGGCGCCGGGCTGCGGGCAGCGCTCGCGGTGGGCGCGCCCCTGGCCGCGGCGGCGCTGCTGCACCTGCCGGCGGCCACCTGGGTCGGCCTGTCCGCGCTGTTCGTCGCCCTGGTGGACCGGGGTGGGCCGTACGGCTACCGCGCGCGCACCATGGGGGCCATGACGCTGATGGGGGCCGTGGTGGGGCTCGCCGCGGCGCTGCACCTGCCGGCCTGGGCCGCCGTCATCGTCACGCTGCTCTGGGTGACGGCCTGCGGCTTCGCGCGCTCCTATGGCGACACGCCGGGGTTGATGGGCGTGGTGCTCGCCAACTACTTCGTGGTGTCGCTCGCGCTTCCCGCCAGGGACGTCTCGGACGCCTTGCTCCGCTCCGGCCTGTTCCTGGTGGGCGGCGCGTGGGCCATGTTCCTCGCGCTGCTGTTGTGGCCGCTGTTCCCCTACCGCCCGGCGCGGATGGCCATCGCCCGGTGCTACGACGCGCTGGCGGAGCACGCGGAGGAGGTCGGGCGCTGGCCCTTGGAAGGGTTGCCCGTCGCCGCGGGTGTCCTGCCAGTGGCGCCCTGGCAGGCCCGCATGCGCCAGCTCATCGAACAGGCGCGCACCGTGCTGGCCTCCACGCGCATGGGCCGGGCGGGTGAGAGCGGGCGGGGTGAGCACCTGCTGGTGCTGCTCGAGGGCGCGGACGCGATGATGGTGACGCTGATTGCCCTCACGGAGATGTTGGAGGTGGCGCCCGCGGAGCCGCGCTACCACGCCCTCCGCTCCGAGGTGCAGCGCGCGCTCGCGGAGCTGGCCGCGGACCTGCGCCGCGTCCGCCTGGCGCTGGAGAAGGAGGGCGGGGGCAGCGGCCCTCCCGCCTGGAGCGCGGAGCGGGTGAAGCGCGCGCTGGCGGCCGCGGGAGACCTTCCGGAGCAGGCGCGCGCCGGCTACCAGTACGTGTACTCGCTGCTGGACCGCCTCCGCGACTATGCGCACGCCACGGTGGACGTCGCGGCGCGACTGGAGGACAGCGCGCCCGTGCCGGACACGCCGTCCCTGCCGTCCCGGCCCGCGAGCAAGGCGCCGCCATCATCCCCCCTGGAGCCCCTGCGGGAGAACCTCAACGTCCGCTCCGTCATCTTCCGCCATGCATTGCGCCTGGGCGTCGCCGCGTCCCTGGCCATGGCGCTCGTGAGCGCCCTGGACCTGAACCACGGCTACTGGGTCATCATCACCGTCACCGTGGTGCTCCAGCCCTACGCGGGGCTCACCTTCCAGCGGAGCCTTCAGCGCATCGCGGGCACGTTGCTGGGCGCGGGGCTGGCGGCGGGGCTCGTGGCGCTCGTGAGGGACCCGGCCATCATCCTGCTGGCCATCGTGGTGCTGTTCGCCGTGGCGATGAGCCTCCAGCCGCTCAGCCTGGCCGCGTTCCAGGTGCTGCTGACGCCAGCGCTGGTGCTGCTCGCGGAGCTCCAGACGGGAGACTGGGAGCTGGCGGGTGTCCGCATCGTCAACACGCTGCTGGGCGGCTTGATTGCGTTGGCGGGGATGCGGCTCTTGTGGCCCAGCCCCGAACACCTGCGCCTGCCGGAGCAGGTGGCCTCCGCCCTGCGCGCGGACCGCGACTACGTGATGGCGGTGGCCTCCGCGTCGTCGGACGCGGAGGCCCCGGTGCGAGAGGCCCGGCGGCGGATGGGGCTCGCGCTGCTGTCGGCGGAGGCGTCCTTCCAGCGGCTGCTGGGGGAGTGGAGGGGGCCCGCCAGGGAGCTGGAGCCGGTGATGGCCCTGCTCGTCTACGCGCGCCGCTTCACCTCGGCGGTGACGACGTTGGCCGCGAGCCGGAGCGAGCGCGCGGCGCCCCGGGAGCTGGCGGACGTGGTGCGCTTCGTCGTCTGCGTCCTGGAGGACCTGGCCGCCGCCGTGGAGCAGCAGCGGCGGCCCGCGCCCATGCCCACCCCGGCGCCCAAGGGTGGGGCGGAGCCGCTGGTGCGCACGCACGTGGAGCGGCTCCTGCGTCAGCTCACCGTGCTGCACCACGCGGCGGAGCGCGTCCCGCCGCTGCTGTTCAAGGAGGGCCTCAGGTCCGGTCCAGCGTCGCCACCAGCCGCCGCAGGTCCTCGTTGA